The following proteins are encoded in a genomic region of Pikeienuella piscinae:
- a CDS encoding SulP family inorganic anion transporter, with protein MRKPKIITTLADYSWSQFAADLFAGFTVAMVALPLSIAIAIASGAGPAEGLVTAIVGGLLISALGGSRVQIGGPTGAFIVVVYGVIAAHGYEGLVLATLMAGLILLVAGWFRLGGLIIYVPAPVIEGFTIGIGIVIAASQLKDFFGLEMATNPADFLPKIEALWAARETLNPSALGVGVVAIVLILLFRRLAPRLPGLIVAIALVSLVAALAALPVETVESRFGALPDRLPLPGLPTASVGLIVELLPSAFVIAFLAAVESLLSATVADRMMGGRHRPNAEVLAQGAANIGSALFGGLPATGAIARTATSVRAGAKTPMAGIIHALVILAVMMLGARLAGALALPALAGLLMLTAWNMTEPSNWGRLMKTPMADRLLLLLTLVLTVLADLTVAIGVGVVVGLALRLRRRDEGR; from the coding sequence ATGCGTAAACCGAAGATTATCACGACTCTCGCCGACTACTCCTGGTCTCAATTCGCCGCCGATCTCTTCGCCGGCTTCACCGTAGCGATGGTGGCGCTGCCGCTCTCCATCGCCATCGCCATCGCCTCCGGCGCCGGCCCGGCCGAGGGGCTGGTGACCGCGATCGTCGGGGGGTTGCTGATCTCGGCGCTTGGCGGCAGCCGGGTCCAGATCGGCGGGCCGACCGGCGCGTTCATCGTCGTCGTTTACGGCGTAATCGCCGCGCACGGCTACGAGGGGCTGGTGCTGGCGACCTTGATGGCCGGGCTCATCCTGCTCGTCGCCGGCTGGTTCCGGCTTGGCGGGCTGATCATCTACGTTCCCGCCCCGGTGATCGAGGGCTTCACCATCGGCATAGGAATCGTCATCGCCGCAAGCCAGCTGAAGGATTTCTTCGGGCTGGAGATGGCGACCAACCCGGCCGATTTTCTGCCGAAGATCGAGGCGCTCTGGGCGGCGCGGGAGACGCTCAATCCCTCGGCTCTGGGCGTCGGGGTCGTGGCCATCGTGCTCATCCTGCTTTTCCGGCGGCTCGCCCCGCGGCTTCCGGGCCTCATTGTCGCGATCGCCCTCGTCTCCCTTGTCGCCGCGCTCGCCGCGCTGCCGGTCGAGACGGTCGAATCGCGCTTCGGCGCGCTGCCGGACCGGCTGCCGCTCCCGGGCCTGCCGACAGCCTCCGTCGGCCTGATCGTCGAGTTGCTGCCATCGGCCTTCGTCATCGCTTTTCTGGCGGCGGTCGAATCGCTGCTTTCAGCGACCGTCGCCGACCGGATGATGGGCGGACGGCACCGGCCGAACGCGGAGGTGCTCGCGCAGGGCGCGGCCAATATCGGTTCGGCGCTCTTCGGCGGCCTCCCGGCGACGGGCGCGATCGCGCGCACCGCGACCAGCGTCCGCGCCGGCGCCAAGACGCCGATGGCCGGCATCATTCACGCGCTCGTCATTCTGGCGGTGATGATGCTGGGGGCGCGGCTGGCCGGCGCGTTGGCGCTACCGGCGCTCGCCGGGCTGCTGATGCTGACGGCGTGGAACATGACCGAGCCGAGCAACTGGGGCCGGCTCATGAAGACCCCGATGGCCGACCGGCTGCTGCTGCTGCTGACGCTGGTGCTGACCGTCCTCGCCGATCTCACCGTCGCGATCGGCGTCG
- a CDS encoding GlxA family transcriptional regulator, translating to METAEGEKTREFAFLLIERFSMIAFASAIEPLRVANRMARKPLYSWRVVTEDGVSATCSNGTRVMADCGFVDVDRDAMIIVCSGVGVNRTTTRGVLTWLRKQARRGVSIGAVCTGAHVLAKAGLLDGVRCTIHWENRESFREEFPDIELSNRFFERDGARWTSSGGAASADMMMQMINEEQGRELAAMVVDQLALAPLRSPMDEQRLSVPARMGVRHPKLTTVIHRMEENIEEPISPVVLAAEVGMSTRQLERLFRRYLNRSPKRYYMELRLQRARNLLLQTDMSVINVALASGFTSPSHFSKCYRAHFDRTPYRERGVSASTATTT from the coding sequence ATGGAAACAGCCGAGGGCGAAAAGACACGGGAGTTCGCCTTCCTTCTCATCGAGCGCTTCTCGATGATCGCCTTCGCGTCGGCGATCGAACCTTTGCGCGTCGCCAACAGAATGGCGCGCAAGCCGCTCTATTCATGGCGCGTCGTGACTGAGGACGGCGTCTCCGCGACCTGCTCCAACGGCACCCGCGTGATGGCCGATTGCGGTTTCGTCGATGTCGACCGTGACGCGATGATCATCGTCTGCAGCGGCGTCGGTGTGAACCGGACCACGACGCGCGGCGTCCTCACCTGGCTCCGGAAACAGGCCCGGCGCGGGGTGTCGATCGGCGCGGTCTGCACCGGCGCGCATGTGCTGGCGAAGGCCGGGCTCCTCGATGGGGTCCGCTGCACGATCCACTGGGAGAATCGCGAAAGCTTTCGCGAGGAGTTCCCCGACATCGAACTCTCCAACCGTTTCTTCGAGCGCGACGGCGCGCGCTGGACCTCTTCTGGCGGCGCCGCCTCGGCCGACATGATGATGCAGATGATCAACGAGGAGCAGGGGCGCGAACTGGCGGCGATGGTCGTCGATCAGCTGGCGCTGGCGCCGCTTCGCTCTCCGATGGACGAACAGCGCCTCTCCGTCCCCGCGCGGATGGGCGTGCGGCATCCGAAGCTCACCACCGTGATTCACCGGATGGAGGAAAATATAGAAGAGCCGATCAGCCCCGTCGTCCTCGCCGCCGAGGTCGGCATGTCGACGCGGCAACTGGAGCGGCTCTTCCGGCGGTACTTGAACCGCTCGCCGAAACGCTACTACATGGAGCTCAGACTGCAGCGGGCGCGGAATCTCCTGCTGCAGACCGACATGAGCGTGATCAACGTCGCGCTCGCCAGCGGCTTCACTTCGCCCTCGCATTTCTCGAAATGCTACCGCGCGCATTTCGACCGCACGCCCTATCGCGAACGCGGCGTGTCCGCATCGACGGCGACCACCACCTGA
- a CDS encoding class II 3-deoxy-7-phosphoheptulonate synthase, with protein MTAPWSRSGWRAKTALQMPEYPDSDALSRAESRLASYPPLVFAGEVRSLRNRLAEVARGEAFLLQGGDCAESFAEFGADNIRDTFRVLLQMAVVLTFAAKKPVVKVGRMAGQFAKPRSADTETVEGVELPSYRGDIINDIAFTAESRIPDPERMLQAYLQSAASLNLLRAYAQGGYADLQRVASWNLGFAKGSPGAERYMRLAEQISASLDFVEACGVNSGTSQKMRGVDFYTSHEALLLPYEEALTRVDAASGDVVAGSGHMIWIGDRTRQPDGAHVEYCRGVANPIGLKCGPTISEDDLLRLIDILNPKNLPGKLTLIARFGAGKVEAHLPRLIKAVEREGKTVVWSCDPMHGNTIKAESGYKTRPFDKVLTEVKEFFDIHEAYGTYGGGVHFEMTGQDVTECLGGMHKLQSADLSDRYHTACDPRLNASQALELAFLLAEELERLAPASRSEAI; from the coding sequence ATGACCGCCCCCTGGTCCCGCTCCGGCTGGCGCGCCAAGACGGCGCTGCAGATGCCGGAATACCCCGATTCCGACGCGCTTTCGCGCGCCGAGTCCCGGCTCGCCTCCTATCCGCCGCTGGTTTTCGCCGGCGAGGTGCGGAGTCTGCGGAATCGGCTGGCGGAGGTGGCGCGGGGCGAAGCGTTTCTGCTCCAGGGTGGCGATTGCGCCGAAAGCTTCGCCGAGTTCGGGGCCGACAATATCCGCGACACGTTCCGCGTGCTCTTGCAGATGGCGGTGGTGCTGACCTTCGCCGCGAAAAAGCCGGTGGTGAAGGTCGGCCGCATGGCCGGCCAGTTCGCCAAGCCGCGCTCCGCCGACACCGAGACGGTGGAGGGGGTGGAGTTGCCCTCCTATCGCGGCGACATCATCAACGACATCGCCTTCACCGCCGAGTCGCGGATTCCGGACCCGGAGCGGATGCTGCAGGCCTATCTGCAATCCGCCGCTTCGCTGAACCTGCTGCGCGCCTATGCGCAGGGCGGCTATGCCGACCTTCAGCGCGTCGCGTCGTGGAATCTCGGCTTCGCCAAGGGGAGCCCGGGGGCCGAGCGCTACATGCGTCTCGCCGAGCAGATTTCCGCCAGCCTCGATTTCGTGGAGGCTTGCGGGGTCAACTCCGGCACCAGCCAGAAGATGCGCGGCGTCGATTTCTACACCAGCCACGAGGCGCTGCTGCTGCCCTATGAGGAGGCGTTGACGCGCGTCGATGCGGCGTCCGGCGATGTCGTCGCCGGCTCCGGCCACATGATCTGGATCGGCGACCGGACCCGCCAGCCGGACGGCGCGCATGTCGAATATTGTCGCGGCGTCGCCAACCCGATCGGGCTGAAATGCGGCCCGACGATCAGCGAGGACGATCTTCTTCGGCTGATCGACATCCTCAATCCGAAAAACCTTCCGGGGAAGCTGACGCTGATCGCCCGCTTCGGCGCCGGCAAGGTCGAGGCGCATCTGCCGCGGCTCATCAAGGCGGTGGAGCGTGAAGGCAAGACCGTGGTCTGGTCGTGCGATCCGATGCATGGCAACACGATCAAGGCGGAATCGGGTTACAAGACGCGGCCCTTCGACAAGGTGCTGACCGAGGTGAAGGAGTTCTTCGACATTCACGAAGCCTACGGCACCTATGGCGGCGGCGTGCATTTCGAGATGACCGGGCAGGATGTCACCGAGTGTCTGGGTGGGATGCACAAGCTGCAATCAGCCGATCTTTCAGACCGTTATCACACGGCCTGTGATCCGCGTCTTAACGCTTCGCAAGCGCTGGAGCTGGCATTTCTGCTGGCCGAGGAACTGGAGCGGCTGGCCCCGGCGAGCCGATCGGAGGCGATCTGA
- the serB gene encoding phosphoserine phosphatase SerB: MDSVLVLTAGAPLRDEAAEAAAQALAGAGAHVARPRRLAAEAVEIGFDGPRAPALSAARAAFSADPIDVNALAAARREKRLLISDMDSTVITVECIDEIAAHAGIGARVAAITERAMRGELDFEAALDERVGLLTGFAVTDLQAVYDERVTLTQGARALVEGMNARGALTALISGGFDFFTERVAAAAGFARHRANRLLAENGRLTGAVARPILGREAKRETLFTLAAEIGAGPEDALALGDGANDLGMIGAAGLGVAWRAKPAVAAAADARIDHADLTAVLRLQGVPANGFG, from the coding sequence TTGGACTCGGTCCTCGTCCTGACCGCCGGCGCGCCGCTTCGCGATGAGGCGGCGGAAGCGGCGGCGCAGGCGCTGGCGGGGGCGGGGGCGCATGTCGCCCGGCCGCGGCGGCTGGCGGCGGAGGCGGTGGAGATCGGTTTCGACGGGCCGCGCGCGCCGGCGCTCTCCGCCGCGCGCGCCGCTTTCAGCGCCGATCCGATCGACGTGAACGCGCTGGCCGCCGCGCGGCGCGAAAAGCGGCTTCTGATCTCCGACATGGATTCGACCGTTATCACCGTCGAATGCATCGACGAGATCGCCGCCCATGCCGGGATCGGAGCGCGCGTCGCGGCGATCACCGAGCGGGCGATGCGGGGCGAACTGGATTTCGAGGCGGCGCTGGATGAGCGCGTCGGTTTGCTGACAGGCTTCGCCGTCACCGATCTTCAGGCGGTCTATGATGAGCGGGTGACCCTCACGCAAGGCGCAAGGGCGCTTGTCGAGGGGATGAACGCGCGGGGCGCGCTGACCGCGCTGATCTCGGGCGGGTTCGACTTCTTCACGGAAAGGGTCGCGGCGGCGGCGGGGTTCGCCCGTCATCGGGCGAACCGCCTGCTGGCGGAGAATGGCCGGCTGACCGGCGCTGTCGCGCGACCGATTCTTGGACGGGAAGCCAAGCGGGAGACGCTTTTCACTCTCGCCGCGGAGATCGGCGCCGGGCCGGAGGACGCGCTCGCGCTCGGCGATGGCGCCAACGATCTCGGTATGATCGGGGCGGCCGGGCTCGGCGTCGCCTGGCGCGCGAAGCCGGCGGTGGCGGCGGCGGCGGATGCGCGCATCGACCACGCCGATCTCACCGCCGTGCTTCGTCTTCAGGGCGTTCCGGCGAATGGTTTCGGTTGA